The following are from one region of the Flavobacteriales bacterium genome:
- a CDS encoding T9SS type A sorting domain-containing protein translates to MKKYILLLFVFSLAGGITAQSLWLEHESTVETGTVSDFEVVSHNAVVNTGTAPMTVKVTRRIIVDNASFDNAICWQLCYLPTTDTTPDPLVLNPGDTVLNFSGHLYPNGNLGTTTIEYIFYDVDNPSNQWSYEVEYNVFGVGLEENELAVSAPYPNPANDVVRFDIQNAEPATIEVYDMLGKIVAQRTVSAREGEVTLRVQHLQPGLYFCTVRSQNGDAVQTKRLVIQR, encoded by the coding sequence ATGAAGAAATATATACTCTTATTGTTTGTTTTCTCCCTAGCGGGAGGAATAACAGCTCAGTCGCTTTGGCTCGAGCATGAATCTACAGTTGAGACCGGAACCGTTTCCGATTTCGAGGTAGTATCGCACAATGCAGTGGTGAATACCGGCACTGCTCCCATGACCGTGAAAGTTACTCGTCGCATCATCGTCGATAATGCGAGTTTCGACAATGCCATTTGCTGGCAATTGTGCTATTTGCCAACTACCGATACCACTCCCGATCCCTTGGTCTTGAATCCGGGTGATACCGTGCTGAACTTCAGCGGACATTTGTATCCGAACGGAAACTTGGGTACGACCACCATCGAATACATTTTCTACGACGTCGATAACCCAAGTAATCAATGGAGTTACGAAGTGGAGTATAATGTTTTCGGTGTTGGACTCGAAGAGAATGAGCTTGCGGTAAGTGCTCCATACCCGAATCCCGCGAATGATGTGGTGCGTTTCGACATTCAAAATGCCGAACCGGCGACCATTGAAGTGTACGATATGCTGGGTAAAATCGTAGCACAGAGAACCGTATCGGCCCGCGAGGGCGAAGTCACATTGCGCGTGCAACACCTGCAACCAGGCCTGTATTTCTGCACTGTGCGCAGTCAAAATGGCGATGCCGTTCAGACCAAGCGACTGGTGATTCAACGATAA